Proteins from one Terriglobales bacterium genomic window:
- a CDS encoding GNAT family N-acetyltransferase, translating into MITIRKLQPADERRWRELWDGYTRFYEREPVAEITSHLWRRIHDAASPVFAIVAEERDQVVAIAHYLLHDSTSQLKPVCYLQDLFVDPALRGRGIGRMMIDRLISEMKAQGWSRLYWQTKENNHRARALYDTYTPHSGFVRYVIGNKADEIQD; encoded by the coding sequence ATGATCACGATCAGGAAACTTCAACCGGCGGACGAGCGCCGCTGGCGCGAACTTTGGGACGGCTACACACGCTTCTACGAACGCGAGCCGGTTGCGGAAATCACCTCGCATCTCTGGAGACGCATTCACGACGCCGCCTCGCCGGTGTTCGCCATCGTCGCCGAAGAACGTGACCAGGTCGTTGCCATTGCGCATTACCTCCTGCACGACAGCACGTCCCAACTGAAACCGGTCTGTTACCTCCAGGATCTCTTCGTCGATCCGGCACTGCGCGGACGTGGAATCGGCCGCATGATGATCGACCGCCTGATCTCCGAGATGAAAGCCCAGGGCTGGTCCCGACTCTATTGGCAAACCAAGGAGAACAATCACCGGGCACGTGCGCTTTACGACACTTACACGCCCCACAGTGGCTTCGTCCGATACGTAATTGGAAACAAAGCGGACGAAATTCAAGACTGA
- a CDS encoding biotin/lipoyl-containing protein translates to MTYEITIDGKNYKLDLSRIDERWECSLDGEPVQVDAVLARPNVMSVIIAGEAYEVKRERTATDTHLWVKSARFAVDVRDPRSLRSRRSKAGGVEGPQKLLAPMPGKIVRIVAPVGKEVNAGEGVLVIEAMKMQNELKSPKQGVVKQVLVTEGTSVTSGDVLAIVE, encoded by the coding sequence ATGACATACGAGATCACCATCGACGGCAAGAACTACAAGCTCGATCTCAGCCGCATCGACGAGCGCTGGGAATGTTCGCTTGACGGAGAACCGGTGCAGGTCGATGCCGTGCTGGCGCGCCCGAACGTCATGTCGGTCATCATCGCCGGCGAAGCGTACGAGGTGAAGCGCGAGCGCACGGCGACGGATACGCACCTGTGGGTGAAGAGCGCGCGCTTTGCGGTTGATGTTCGCGATCCGCGGTCGCTGCGCAGCCGTCGTAGTAAGGCCGGAGGCGTCGAAGGTCCGCAGAAGCTGCTCGCGCCCATGCCCGGAAAGATTGTCCGCATCGTCGCACCAGTGGGCAAAGAGGTGAATGCGGGCGAAGGTGTCTTGGTCATCGAAGCCATGAAGATGCAGAACGAGCTGAAGTCTCCGAAGCAGGGCGTCGTAAAGCAGGTGCTGGTCACAGAGGGAACTTCGGTCACCTCCGGCGACGTGCTCGCAATCGTGGAGTAG
- a CDS encoding class I SAM-dependent methyltransferase, translating to MAADYISIINNLTAFYPFTGKSVIHVGAGGGQLIAYARETKHVLAVDSDLNALERLNSAIASQRLQERFTILHADFGPQLPPADVVLFEFCLHEIDDAESALATARQLAPDVVVIDHAPGSPWVFYTAETNKVRNSWAVVDSHHVRRRSDFATTQRFADVDELLQKVSVVGEPAISRARALSGQSPIEIEMTYRAALL from the coding sequence ATGGCCGCCGACTACATTTCCATCATCAACAACCTCACCGCCTTCTATCCCTTTACCGGTAAGTCCGTCATTCACGTCGGCGCCGGCGGAGGCCAGCTCATCGCTTACGCGCGCGAGACGAAACACGTTCTCGCCGTCGATTCCGACCTTAACGCTCTCGAGCGCCTCAACTCCGCCATTGCGTCCCAGCGATTGCAGGAGCGTTTCACCATCCTCCACGCCGACTTCGGACCGCAGCTCCCACCCGCCGATGTCGTGCTCTTCGAGTTTTGTCTCCACGAGATCGACGACGCGGAGTCCGCGCTCGCGACCGCCCGCCAACTCGCGCCCGACGTCGTTGTCATCGACCACGCGCCCGGATCGCCATGGGTCTTCTACACCGCCGAAACCAACAAAGTTCGCAACAGTTGGGCCGTGGTCGATTCACACCACGTTCGCCGCCGTAGCGATTTCGCCACCACCCAGCGCTTCGCCGACGTCGACGAACTTTTGCAAAAGGTCTCAGTCGTCGGCGAACCTGCCATCAGCCGTGCCCGTGCGCTGTCCGGCCAATCCCCGATTGAGATCGAAATGACATACCGCGCCGCGCTCCTCTAA
- a CDS encoding PEP-CTERM sorting domain-containing protein, translating into MRVCRFLFLLTLLVTLATAVGSASSIQYIFTGTVSGIVGTTTFSDASLTLTAVADTSAITGSYVVAPTSATIVISGVGSMTVTGTDYVFANNAANKVGYGVQGLIHCCDIIQVVDPAFGAYDLSTAIGPIGNPSNLSITDWVDAPTSMGLMTLRTYTNSTFQAVTTVPEPASLLLLGVGLSGIAVKLRRRR; encoded by the coding sequence ATGCGTGTTTGCCGTTTCCTGTTCTTACTGACGTTGCTCGTCACGCTCGCCACTGCTGTAGGCAGTGCCAGCTCAATCCAGTACATCTTTACCGGCACCGTGTCCGGCATCGTCGGAACTACTACCTTCAGCGATGCCTCGCTCACGCTCACTGCCGTTGCCGATACCTCCGCCATCACCGGTTCCTATGTTGTCGCCCCCACCTCCGCCACCATCGTGATCTCTGGCGTCGGCAGCATGACCGTGACTGGCACCGATTACGTCTTCGCCAACAACGCGGCCAATAAGGTCGGCTACGGCGTGCAGGGCCTTATTCACTGCTGCGACATCATCCAGGTCGTCGATCCTGCCTTTGGCGCCTACGACCTCTCGACCGCCATCGGTCCCATCGGCAACCCGTCCAATCTTTCGATTACGGATTGGGTTGACGCCCCAACCTCGATGGGTCTCATGACCCTCCGCACCTACACCAACTCCACCTTCCAGGCGGTCACTACGGTACCGGAACCTGCATCCTTGTTGCTGCTTGGCGTTGGCCTTTCCGGCATCGCCGTTAAACTGCGCCGCCGCAGGTAG
- a CDS encoding hemerythrin domain-containing protein: MDALKLLKQDHEKLKRLLALLDETGESAPKKRQNLFAKAKRELTMHEILEEELVYPAFEKQAKLKEIVLEGYEEHHVVDMVFGELSKISPEDESWGAKLSVAKENIEHHIEEEEGEMFKQARKIFDEKELEKLGFQLAARKEELEKETPSDLEETRDDVREEAA; this comes from the coding sequence ATGGACGCACTTAAACTGCTTAAGCAGGACCACGAGAAGTTGAAGAGGCTTTTGGCGCTGCTCGACGAGACTGGGGAGAGCGCGCCCAAGAAGCGCCAGAACCTGTTTGCCAAGGCAAAGCGCGAACTAACGATGCATGAGATTCTCGAGGAAGAACTCGTGTATCCGGCGTTCGAGAAGCAGGCGAAGTTGAAAGAAATCGTGCTCGAAGGATACGAAGAGCACCACGTGGTGGACATGGTGTTTGGCGAGTTGTCGAAGATTTCGCCGGAAGACGAGAGCTGGGGCGCAAAACTCAGCGTGGCGAAAGAAAATATTGAACACCATATCGAAGAAGAAGAGGGCGAGATGTTCAAGCAAGCCCGCAAGATTTTCGACGAGAAAGAACTGGAGAAGCTTGGCTTCCAGTTGGCGGCGCGCAAGGAAGAGCTGGAAAAAGAGACCCCCAGCGACCTCGAGGAAACGCGCGACGACGTCCGCGAAGAAGCGGCATAA